A window of the Acidovorax sp. YS12 genome harbors these coding sequences:
- the uvrA gene encoding excinuclease ABC subunit UvrA yields MNQPPQGLIRIHGARQHNLKNLDLDIRTGELTVVTGVSGSGKSSLVFDTLYAEGQRRYVETFSAYARQFLDRMDKPAVDKVEGVPPAIAIDQTNPVRSSRSTVGTMTELNDHLKLWFARAGQLFDRQTAQPVRHDSPASIYAELGARCAALGDPRIVLTFPVELPANTTPEQMAQWLSASGFTKVQAERTHEGRKLLDVVADRFRMGNVERARAVEAIEVALKRGSGRLTVYCQQGDDAWDLWRFSTGLHCPDSDLRYAEPIPSMFSFNSAVGACDTCRGFGRVIGVDWGLVIPNDRLTLRAGAIKAIQTPAWAEVQDDLMRHAESAGIPRDTPWYKLTPAQQRWVIDGTPDFKAGNWNKQWYGIKRFFEYLESKAYKMHIRVLLSKYRSYTPCPACGGARLKTESLLWRIGTREDADAVLAPEKRCLPQGVAWTRAQLEALPGLCLHDLMLLPLERLRRFFARLAPDVIAASAGGAGAGAEKTVQDGTAQALQLLHTEIATRLQYLCDVGIGYLTLDRQSRTLSGGEVQRINLTTALGTSLVNTLFVLDEPSIGLHPRDMDRINQAMLRLRDAGNTLVVVEHDPAVMLCADRVIDMGPQPGERGGQIVFDGTVAQLRHADTLTGQYLGGRRQIGSGLKRMVTAATPRLVLEGARQHNLRDVSVEFPLQRLVTVTGVSGSGKSTLVQDVLAPALLRHFGKATEAPGAHDRLLGADHLSDAVFVDQSPIGKTARSNPVSYVGAWDALRELFATAPLARERGYTGAKFSFNAGDGRCPTCGGSGFEHVEMQFLSDVYLRCPDCDGKRYRPEILEVRIERGRRLLNVADVLDLTVSEAVQLFAADREVVRALQPIQDVGLEYVKLGQPVPTLSGGEAQRLKLAGFLAEAARSQAKSRQPLARKGTLFLFDEPTTGLHFDDIAKLMRALRKLLDAGHSLIVIEHNLDVIRASDWLIDLGPEGGDAGGQLVAEGPPEEVRQHPRSHTAQALRDYEQALGLGGHAVHEAPVVLSKKKLPALDGQGLQAKNAIEIVNAKEHNLQHLNVAIPRGQFNVITGVSGSGKSTLAFDILFNEGQRRYLESLNAYARSIVQPAGRPEVDAVYGIPPTVAIEQRLSRGGRKSTVGTTTEVWHFLRLLYVKLGVQHCVHDGAAVQPQTMDSIAAQLLTAYRGQHIGLLAPLVMHRKGVYTELADWARPRGYTHLRVDGEFLPTTGFPRLDRFKEHTIELPVFSLDVSPAQEDLLRSKLAQALELGKGVVHVLSGLEGLQDAMALGQSTAGIGRLQAFSTQRACPVCATSYAELDPRLFSYNSKHGWCSDCVGTGVKLTKEQRKLLDDSVQADKDKGREQTFAEPEVDDLADAACPTCQGTRLNATARAVRFAGRGITEVAQLSVSTLRAWIASLQQPGTLTQRERGIARDLLPEIQSRLEFLEEVGLSYLTLDRGAPTLSGGEAQRIRLAAQLGSNLQGVCYVLDEPTIGLHARDNQILLNALHKLGGKGNTLVVVEHDEDTIRRADHIIDIGPSAGKRGGRLIAQGSVADVQAAAESQTGRYLLHALRHPLQPRRPVDAPEKGAAGAFPETDSDRKVSENKAEQAQAATKTEAPQAWLTVHGARLHNLQDVTARVPLGRLVAVTGVSGSGKSTLARDVMLANVQAWVQQRATKAGRDAMDAGKAPPLAGCTGLSGFETIDRVLEVDQTPIGKTPRSCPATYIGFWDTIRKLYAETLEAKARGYAPGRFSFNTGEGRCPACEGQGVRTIEMSFLPDVKVPCEVCHGARFNPETLAVTWRGKSIGDVLQMEVDEAVAFFASMPSIAHPLQLLKDVGLGYLTLGQPSPTLSGGEAQRIKLVTELTKVRDDVGRRGQKSPHTLYVLDEPTVGLHMADVHKLIHVLHRLVDGGHSVVVIEHDLDVIAEADWIIDLGPEGGGGGGRIVAAATPEDVVRLGTHTGVALAPVLARGSEITPP; encoded by the coding sequence ATGAACCAGCCACCGCAGGGCCTGATCCGCATCCACGGCGCTCGCCAGCACAACCTCAAGAACCTCGACCTCGACATCCGCACCGGCGAACTCACGGTGGTCACCGGCGTCAGCGGCTCGGGCAAGTCCAGCCTGGTGTTCGACACCCTGTACGCCGAGGGCCAGCGCCGCTACGTCGAGACCTTCAGCGCCTACGCGCGCCAGTTCCTCGACCGCATGGACAAGCCCGCCGTGGACAAGGTCGAAGGCGTGCCCCCGGCCATTGCCATCGACCAGACCAACCCGGTGCGCAGCTCGCGCTCCACCGTGGGCACCATGACCGAGCTGAACGACCACCTCAAGCTCTGGTTCGCCCGCGCTGGCCAGCTGTTCGACCGGCAGACCGCGCAGCCGGTGCGCCACGACTCGCCCGCCAGCATCTACGCCGAACTCGGCGCGCGCTGCGCCGCGCTGGGCGACCCGCGCATCGTGCTCACCTTCCCGGTGGAGCTGCCCGCCAACACCACGCCCGAGCAGATGGCGCAATGGCTCTCGGCCAGCGGCTTCACCAAGGTGCAGGCCGAGCGCACGCACGAGGGGCGCAAGCTGCTCGACGTGGTGGCCGACCGCTTCCGCATGGGCAACGTGGAACGCGCGCGCGCCGTCGAGGCCATCGAGGTGGCGCTCAAGCGCGGCAGCGGGCGCCTGACGGTGTACTGCCAGCAGGGAGACGATGCCTGGGACCTGTGGCGCTTTTCCACCGGGCTGCACTGCCCCGACAGCGACTTGCGCTACGCCGAGCCGATTCCGTCGATGTTCTCGTTCAACTCCGCCGTGGGCGCGTGCGACACCTGCCGGGGCTTTGGGCGCGTCATCGGCGTGGACTGGGGCCTGGTGATTCCGAACGACCGGCTGACCCTGCGCGCTGGCGCCATCAAGGCCATCCAGACCCCGGCCTGGGCCGAGGTGCAGGACGACCTGATGCGCCACGCTGAGAGCGCCGGCATTCCGCGCGACACGCCCTGGTACAAGCTCACGCCCGCGCAGCAGCGCTGGGTGATCGACGGCACGCCGGACTTCAAGGCCGGCAACTGGAACAAGCAGTGGTACGGCATCAAGCGCTTCTTCGAGTACCTGGAGAGCAAGGCCTACAAGATGCACATCCGCGTGCTGCTGTCCAAGTACCGCAGCTACACGCCGTGCCCGGCCTGCGGCGGCGCGCGCCTGAAGACCGAGAGCCTGCTGTGGCGCATCGGCACCCGGGAGGATGCCGACGCCGTGCTGGCACCGGAAAAGCGCTGCCTGCCCCAGGGCGTGGCCTGGACGCGCGCGCAGCTCGAGGCGCTGCCCGGCCTGTGCCTGCACGACCTGATGCTGCTGCCGCTGGAGCGGCTGCGCCGCTTCTTCGCCCGGCTTGCTCCTGATGTGATAGCTGCCAGCGCAGGTGGGGCGGGCGCTGGAGCCGAAAAAACCGTGCAGGACGGCACGGCCCAGGCGCTGCAACTGCTGCACACCGAGATCGCCACGCGCCTGCAGTACCTGTGCGACGTGGGCATTGGCTACCTCACCCTGGACCGGCAAAGCCGCACCCTCTCGGGCGGCGAGGTGCAGCGCATCAACCTCACCACGGCGCTCGGCACCTCGCTGGTGAACACGCTGTTCGTGCTCGACGAGCCCAGCATCGGCCTGCACCCGCGCGACATGGACCGCATCAACCAGGCCATGCTGCGCCTGCGCGATGCGGGCAACACCCTGGTGGTGGTGGAGCACGACCCGGCCGTCATGCTGTGCGCCGACCGCGTGATCGACATGGGCCCGCAGCCTGGCGAGCGCGGCGGCCAGATCGTGTTCGACGGCACGGTGGCGCAGCTGCGCCACGCCGACACGCTCACCGGCCAGTACCTGGGCGGGCGGCGGCAGATCGGCAGCGGCCTCAAGCGCATGGTCACGGCTGCCACGCCGCGCCTGGTGCTCGAAGGCGCGCGCCAGCACAACCTGCGCGACGTGAGCGTGGAATTTCCGCTGCAGCGCCTGGTCACCGTCACCGGCGTGTCGGGCTCGGGCAAGTCCACGCTGGTGCAGGACGTGCTGGCGCCCGCGCTGCTGCGCCACTTCGGCAAGGCCACCGAGGCGCCGGGCGCGCACGACCGCCTGCTGGGCGCCGACCACCTGAGCGACGCCGTGTTCGTGGACCAGTCGCCCATCGGCAAGACCGCGCGCTCCAACCCCGTGAGCTACGTGGGCGCGTGGGATGCCCTGCGCGAGCTGTTCGCCACCGCGCCGCTGGCGCGCGAGCGCGGCTACACCGGGGCCAAGTTCAGCTTCAACGCGGGCGACGGGCGCTGCCCCACCTGCGGCGGCTCGGGCTTCGAGCATGTGGAGATGCAGTTCCTCTCCGACGTGTACCTGCGCTGCCCGGACTGCGACGGCAAGCGCTACCGCCCCGAGATCCTGGAGGTGCGCATCGAACGTGGCCGGCGCCTGCTCAACGTGGCCGACGTGCTCGACCTGACGGTGAGCGAAGCGGTGCAGCTCTTCGCCGCCGACCGCGAGGTGGTGCGCGCGCTGCAGCCGATCCAGGACGTGGGGCTGGAATACGTCAAGCTCGGCCAGCCCGTGCCCACGCTCTCGGGCGGCGAGGCGCAGCGCCTCAAGCTCGCCGGCTTCCTGGCCGAGGCGGCGCGCAGCCAGGCCAAGTCGCGCCAGCCGCTGGCGCGCAAGGGCACGCTGTTCCTGTTCGACGAACCCACCACCGGCCTGCACTTCGACGACATCGCCAAGCTCATGCGCGCGCTGCGCAAGCTGCTGGACGCCGGGCACTCGCTCATCGTCATCGAGCACAACCTCGACGTGATCCGCGCCAGCGACTGGCTCATCGACCTCGGCCCCGAGGGCGGCGACGCCGGCGGCCAGCTCGTGGCCGAGGGCCCGCCCGAGGAAGTGCGCCAGCACCCGCGCTCGCACACCGCGCAGGCGCTGCGCGACTATGAACAGGCCCTGGGCCTGGGCGGCCACGCGGTGCACGAAGCGCCCGTTGTGCTATCGAAAAAGAAGCTGCCAGCGCTTGATGGACAAGGGCTGCAGGCCAAAAACGCCATTGAAATCGTCAACGCCAAGGAACACAACCTGCAGCACCTGAACGTGGCCATTCCGCGCGGCCAGTTCAACGTCATCACCGGCGTGTCGGGCTCGGGCAAGTCCACGCTGGCGTTCGACATCCTGTTCAACGAAGGCCAGCGCCGCTACCTGGAGTCGCTCAACGCGTACGCGCGCAGCATCGTGCAGCCGGCCGGGCGGCCCGAGGTCGATGCCGTGTACGGCATACCGCCCACGGTGGCCATCGAGCAGCGCCTGTCGCGCGGCGGGCGCAAGAGCACGGTGGGCACCACCACCGAGGTCTGGCACTTCCTGCGCCTGCTCTACGTCAAGCTGGGCGTGCAGCACTGCGTGCACGACGGCGCGGCCGTGCAGCCGCAGACCATGGACAGCATCGCCGCGCAGCTGCTCACCGCCTACCGCGGCCAGCACATCGGGCTGCTGGCGCCGCTGGTCATGCACCGCAAGGGCGTCTACACCGAGCTGGCCGACTGGGCGCGCCCGCGCGGCTACACGCACCTGCGCGTGGACGGCGAGTTCCTGCCCACCACCGGCTTTCCGCGCCTCGACCGCTTCAAGGAGCACACCATCGAGCTGCCCGTGTTCAGCCTCGACGTCTCTCCCGCGCAGGAAGACCTGCTGCGCAGCAAGCTGGCCCAGGCGCTGGAGCTGGGCAAGGGCGTGGTGCATGTGCTGAGCGGGCTGGAGGGCCTGCAGGACGCCATGGCGCTGGGCCAGTCCACGGCCGGCATCGGGCGGCTGCAGGCGTTTTCCACCCAGCGCGCCTGCCCGGTGTGCGCCACCAGCTACGCCGAACTCGATCCGCGCCTGTTCTCGTACAACAGCAAGCACGGCTGGTGCTCCGACTGCGTGGGCACGGGCGTCAAGCTCACCAAAGAGCAGCGCAAGCTGCTCGACGATTCGGTGCAGGCCGACAAGGACAAGGGCCGCGAGCAGACCTTCGCCGAGCCCGAGGTGGACGACCTGGCCGATGCCGCCTGCCCCACCTGCCAGGGCACGCGCCTGAACGCCACGGCGCGCGCCGTGCGCTTCGCCGGGCGCGGCATCACCGAGGTGGCGCAGCTCTCGGTCAGCACGCTGCGCGCCTGGATCGCCAGCCTGCAGCAGCCCGGCACGCTGACGCAGCGCGAGCGCGGCATCGCGCGCGACCTGCTGCCCGAAATCCAGAGCCGGCTGGAGTTTCTGGAAGAGGTGGGCCTGTCCTACCTCACGCTCGACCGCGGCGCGCCCACGCTCAGCGGCGGCGAGGCGCAGCGCATCCGCCTGGCGGCGCAGCTCGGCAGCAACCTGCAGGGCGTGTGCTACGTGCTCGACGAGCCCACCATCGGCCTGCACGCGCGCGACAACCAGATCCTGCTGAACGCCCTGCACAAGCTCGGCGGCAAGGGCAACACCCTGGTGGTGGTGGAGCACGACGAAGACACCATCCGCCGCGCCGACCACATCATCGACATCGGCCCCAGCGCGGGCAAGCGCGGCGGGCGCCTCATCGCCCAGGGCAGCGTGGCCGACGTGCAGGCCGCCGCCGAGTCGCAAACCGGCCGCTACCTGCTGCACGCGCTGCGCCACCCGCTGCAGCCGCGCCGGCCGGTTGATGCTCCTGAAAAAGGAGCTGCTGGCGCTTTTCCTGAAACGGATTCAGATAGAAAAGTATCCGAAAACAAGGCAGAGCAAGCGCAAGCAGCTACCAAAACAGAAGCGCCGCAGGCCTGGCTCACCGTGCACGGCGCGCGCCTGCACAACCTGCAGGACGTGACGGCGCGCGTGCCGCTGGGGCGCCTGGTGGCCGTCACTGGCGTCAGCGGCTCGGGCAAATCCACGCTGGCGCGCGACGTGATGCTGGCCAACGTGCAGGCCTGGGTGCAGCAGCGCGCCACCAAGGCCGGGCGCGACGCCATGGACGCGGGCAAGGCGCCGCCGCTGGCCGGCTGCACCGGCCTGTCCGGCTTCGAGACCATCGACCGCGTGCTGGAGGTGGACCAGACCCCCATTGGCAAGACCCCGCGCAGCTGCCCGGCCACCTACATCGGCTTCTGGGACACCATCCGCAAGCTCTACGCCGAAACGCTGGAGGCCAAGGCGCGCGGCTACGCGCCGGGCCGTTTCAGCTTCAACACCGGCGAGGGCCGCTGCCCGGCCTGCGAAGGCCAGGGCGTGCGCACCATCGAGATGAGCTTCCTGCCCGACGTGAAGGTGCCCTGCGAGGTCTGCCACGGCGCGCGCTTCAACCCCGAGACGCTGGCCGTCACCTGGCGCGGCAAGAGCATCGGCGACGTGCTGCAGATGGAAGTCGATGAGGCCGTGGCGTTCTTCGCCAGCATGCCCAGCATCGCCCACCCGCTGCAGTTGCTGAAGGACGTGGGCCTGGGCTACCTCACGCTGGGCCAGCCCAGCCCCACGCTCAGCGGTGGCGAGGCGCAGCGCATCAAGCTGGTGACCGAGCTGACCAAGGTGCGCGACGACGTGGGCCGGCGCGGGCAGAAGAGCCCGCACACGCTCTACGTGCTCGACGAGCCCACCGTCGGCCTGCACATGGCCGACGTGCACAAGCTCATCCACGTGCTGCACCGCCTGGTCGATGGCGGCCACAGCGTGGTGGTGATCGAGCACGACCTCGACGTGATCGCCGAGGCCGACTGGATCATCGACCTCGGCCCCGAGGGCGGCGGCGGCGGCGGGCGCATCGTCGCTGCCGCCACGCCCGAGGACGTGGTGCGCCTGGGCACGCACACCGGCGTTGCGCTGGCGCCGGTGCTGGCGCGGGGGAGTGAAATAACACCCCCCTGA
- a CDS encoding HAMP domain-containing protein, with protein MFFKHLSVGRKLWALVLGLTLALLVLMGGLLSHLLDLGDQAARTAQLSEERINLAVRWRGMVALDAHRAVIQMGTSDTALAGRMEKESGAGTQAITTVQNKVKELVVSDEGKAQLERIGAARSQALEVIRQAAALRGQGDGAAATALVNDKLQPLVTAYVGELDSFIQLQERRRDEAAQRTQEQRQRALWVSLAVCAVVVLGALALSAWLVRSLTEPLQRAVGLADAIEGGDLTQDMHDERGDELGHLLRALSAMGAKLRAVVGEVRAGVESVSAAAGQIATGNHDLSARTEQTAANLEETAASMEELTATVTQSADTARQANQLAAQAAQAAQHGGEVVGQVVASMEHITESSRKIGDIIGVIDGIAFQTNILALNAAVEAARAGEQGRGFAVVAGEVRTLAQRSAEAAKEIKGLITTSVQNVEQGSQQVGQAGQSMGEIVDSVRRVSDLIGEITASTTEQRDGIGQVNQAVANLDQMTQQNAALVEQASAAAASMSEQAQRLAQVVSVFNVGAYASHAAAPTRRSARPAPAPAPRPVAAKPASKPLPPPAAKAAPAPAAARIATPPKPAAPAAGGQDDWESF; from the coding sequence ATGTTTTTCAAACATTTATCGGTGGGCCGCAAACTATGGGCCCTGGTCCTGGGGCTGACGCTGGCGCTGCTGGTTCTGATGGGCGGGTTGCTGTCGCACCTGCTCGATCTTGGCGACCAAGCCGCACGCACGGCGCAGCTCAGCGAAGAGCGCATCAACCTCGCCGTACGCTGGCGGGGTATGGTGGCGCTCGATGCGCACCGCGCCGTGATCCAGATGGGCACCAGCGACACGGCCCTGGCCGGGCGCATGGAGAAGGAATCGGGCGCCGGCACCCAGGCCATCACCACGGTGCAGAACAAGGTCAAGGAACTGGTGGTCTCGGACGAGGGCAAGGCGCAGCTCGAACGCATCGGTGCCGCGCGCAGCCAGGCACTGGAGGTCATCAGGCAGGCCGCGGCCCTGCGCGGCCAGGGCGATGGCGCCGCCGCCACGGCCCTGGTCAACGACAAGCTGCAGCCCCTGGTGACGGCCTACGTCGGCGAGCTGGACAGCTTCATCCAGCTGCAGGAACGCCGCCGCGACGAGGCCGCGCAGCGCACCCAGGAACAGCGCCAGCGCGCGCTCTGGGTCAGCCTGGCGGTATGCGCCGTGGTCGTGCTCGGCGCCCTGGCGCTGTCGGCCTGGCTGGTGCGCTCCCTCACCGAGCCGCTGCAACGCGCCGTGGGCCTGGCGGACGCCATCGAGGGCGGCGACCTGACCCAGGACATGCACGACGAGCGCGGCGACGAGCTCGGCCACCTGCTGCGCGCGCTCTCGGCCATGGGCGCCAAGCTGCGCGCCGTAGTCGGCGAGGTGCGCGCGGGCGTGGAGTCGGTCTCCGCCGCCGCCGGCCAGATCGCCACGGGCAACCACGACCTGTCGGCGCGCACCGAGCAGACCGCCGCCAACCTGGAGGAAACCGCGGCCAGCATGGAAGAACTCACGGCCACGGTGACGCAATCGGCCGACACCGCGCGCCAGGCCAACCAGCTCGCGGCCCAGGCAGCCCAGGCGGCGCAGCACGGCGGCGAGGTCGTGGGGCAGGTGGTGGCGAGCATGGAGCACATCACCGAATCGAGCCGCAAGATCGGCGACATCATCGGCGTGATCGACGGCATCGCCTTCCAGACCAACATCCTGGCGCTGAACGCCGCCGTCGAGGCCGCGCGCGCCGGCGAGCAGGGCCGGGGCTTCGCCGTGGTGGCGGGCGAGGTGCGCACCCTGGCGCAGCGCAGCGCCGAGGCCGCGAAGGAGATCAAGGGCCTCATCACCACCAGTGTGCAGAACGTCGAGCAGGGCTCGCAGCAGGTCGGCCAGGCCGGGCAGAGCATGGGCGAGATCGTCGACAGCGTGCGCCGCGTGAGCGACCTGATCGGCGAGATCACCGCCTCCACCACCGAGCAGCGCGACGGCATCGGCCAGGTCAACCAAGCGGTGGCCAACCTCGACCAGATGACGCAGCAGAACGCCGCCCTGGTCGAGCAGGCCAGCGCCGCCGCCGCCTCCATGAGCGAGCAGGCCCAGCGCCTGGCGCAGGTGGTGTCGGTGTTCAACGTGGGGGCCTACGCCAGCCACGCCGCCGCGCCCACCCGCCGCAGCGCGCGCCCGGCGCCCGCGCCCGCGCCGCGCCCGGTGGCGGCCAAGCCGGCCAGCAAGCCCCTGCCCCCGCCCGCCGCCAAGGCAGCGCCCGCCCCCGCGGCGGCGCGCATTGCCACGCCCCCGAAGCCGGCGGCGCCCGCCGCGGGCGGCCAGGACGACTGGGAAAGCTTCTGA
- a CDS encoding voltage-gated chloride channel family protein, producing the protein MHKFRISLAPLPYCGKWLAIACAAAVLAGSASAFFLLALDRATDWRVAHPGILWLLPLAGLAVGLVYHRVGQPVDGGNNLLIDEIHDPRTVVPLRMVPLVLGGTVASHLFGASVGREGTAVQMGGALADQLTHVLRLPREDRRILLMAGMSAGFAAVFGTPLAGAVFGLEVLAIGRMRYDALFPCVVAAIVADQVCLAWGVRHAHYAIGALPPFTPWNVAAMVIAGIAFGLAGMLFAALAHRLGALAKRRIAWPPLRPFVGGIAIAAAVWALDGQRYIGLGLPDIARAFHEPMRPWDFLGKLGFTVVSLGAGFKGGEVTPLFYIGATLGNALAPLLHMPFALMAGIGFVAVFAGAANTPIATTLMAMELFGSAAGPWAAIGCVTAYLFSGHAGIYRAQRVGHAKHGCHPPVTPHAGQSQYSVSPKH; encoded by the coding sequence ATGCACAAATTCCGCATTTCCCTCGCACCGCTGCCGTACTGCGGCAAGTGGCTCGCCATCGCCTGCGCCGCCGCCGTTCTCGCGGGCAGCGCATCGGCCTTCTTCCTGCTCGCGCTCGACCGCGCCACGGACTGGCGCGTGGCCCATCCCGGCATCCTCTGGCTGCTGCCCCTGGCGGGGCTGGCGGTCGGGCTGGTGTACCACCGCGTCGGCCAGCCGGTGGACGGCGGCAACAACCTCCTCATCGACGAAATCCACGACCCCAGGACGGTCGTGCCCCTGCGCATGGTGCCGCTGGTGCTGGGGGGCACGGTGGCGTCGCACCTGTTCGGCGCCTCGGTGGGGCGCGAGGGCACGGCCGTACAGATGGGCGGCGCGCTGGCCGACCAGCTCACCCACGTGCTGCGCCTGCCGCGCGAGGACCGCCGCATCCTGCTGATGGCGGGCATGAGCGCGGGATTCGCCGCGGTGTTCGGCACGCCGCTGGCGGGTGCCGTCTTCGGGCTGGAGGTGCTGGCCATCGGCCGCATGCGCTACGACGCGCTGTTCCCCTGCGTGGTGGCCGCCATCGTGGCCGACCAGGTGTGCCTGGCCTGGGGCGTGCGGCACGCGCACTACGCCATCGGCGCGCTGCCGCCGTTCACGCCGTGGAACGTGGCGGCCATGGTCATCGCGGGCATCGCCTTCGGCCTCGCGGGCATGCTGTTCGCCGCGCTGGCGCACCGGCTCGGCGCGCTGGCCAAGCGCCGCATCGCCTGGCCGCCGCTGCGCCCGTTCGTCGGCGGCATCGCCATCGCGGCGGCGGTGTGGGCGCTGGACGGGCAGCGCTACATCGGCCTGGGCCTGCCGGACATCGCGCGTGCGTTCCACGAGCCCATGCGGCCGTGGGACTTCCTTGGCAAGCTGGGCTTCACGGTGGTTTCGCTGGGCGCGGGTTTCAAGGGCGGCGAGGTCACGCCGCTGTTCTACATCGGCGCCACGCTGGGCAACGCGCTGGCGCCGCTCCTGCACATGCCGTTCGCGCTGATGGCGGGCATCGGCTTCGTGGCGGTGTTCGCGGGCGCGGCCAACACGCCCATCGCCACCACGCTGATGGCGATGGAGCTGTTCGGCAGCGCCGCCGGCCCCTGGGCCGCCATCGGCTGCGTCACGGCCTACCTGTTCTCGGGGCACGCGGGCATCTACCGCGCCCAGCGCGTAGGCCACGCCAAGCATGGGTGCCACCCACCCGTGACGCCGCACGCAGGCCAGTCCCAGTACTCCGTTTCACCAAAACATTGA
- a CDS encoding MFS transporter: protein MPLSLLALAAGAFGIGTTEFIIMGLLTQVSEDLRIGIPTAGTLISGYAIGVAVGAPVLTLLTRGWPRKRLLLALMLVFIAGNAAAVFAPGYGWLMAARVLTSLTHGTFFGVGAVVATGLVPPEKKASAIALMFSGLTLATLLGVPAGAWIGQHLGWRMAFAAVAVVGVLAFAILAAFVPQRLEQPAAAPLREELAVLARGPVWLGLFITVFGFAGVFALYTYVEPLLTQVTHMGNGLVAFTLLLFGAGLAAGNLLGGRLADRGVVRALFLSIGTLTVVLAAGRWAFGHAALAMAYVVALGTAAFATVAPMQMRVLQQAGAGGANLASSLNIAAFNLGNALGAWVGGLVLSQGLGLLAVGWAAAGLTAVGLALAAWSVRVHRPGMAGAVPGCA, encoded by the coding sequence ATGCCCCTCTCCCTCCTGGCCCTCGCGGCCGGCGCCTTTGGCATAGGCACCACGGAATTCATCATCATGGGCCTGCTCACGCAAGTGAGCGAGGACCTGCGCATCGGCATCCCCACGGCGGGCACGCTGATCTCGGGCTACGCCATCGGCGTGGCCGTGGGCGCGCCCGTGCTCACGCTGCTCACGCGCGGCTGGCCGCGCAAGCGCCTGCTGCTGGCGCTGATGCTGGTCTTCATCGCGGGCAACGCGGCGGCCGTGTTCGCGCCCGGCTACGGCTGGCTGATGGCGGCGCGCGTGCTCACCTCGCTCACGCACGGCACCTTCTTCGGCGTGGGCGCGGTGGTGGCCACGGGCCTGGTGCCGCCCGAGAAAAAGGCATCTGCCATCGCGCTGATGTTCTCGGGCCTCACGCTGGCCACGCTGCTGGGCGTGCCCGCGGGCGCGTGGATCGGGCAGCACCTGGGCTGGCGCATGGCGTTCGCGGCGGTGGCCGTGGTGGGGGTGCTGGCCTTCGCCATCCTGGCGGCCTTCGTGCCGCAGCGGCTGGAACAGCCCGCCGCCGCGCCGCTGCGCGAGGAACTGGCCGTGCTCGCGCGCGGCCCGGTGTGGCTGGGCCTGTTCATCACGGTATTCGGCTTCGCGGGCGTGTTCGCGCTCTACACCTACGTGGAGCCGCTGCTCACGCAGGTCACGCACATGGGCAACGGCCTCGTCGCCTTCACGCTGCTGCTGTTCGGCGCAGGCCTGGCAGCGGGCAACCTGCTGGGCGGCAGGCTGGCCGACCGGGGCGTGGTGCGTGCGCTGTTCCTCAGCATCGGCACGCTGACGGTGGTGCTCGCCGCCGGGCGCTGGGCCTTCGGCCACGCGGCGCTGGCCATGGCCTACGTGGTGGCGCTGGGCACGGCGGCCTTCGCCACCGTGGCGCCGATGCAGATGCGCGTGCTGCAGCAGGCCGGCGCCGGGGGCGCCAACCTCGCGTCGAGCCTCAACATCGCGGCCTTCAACCTCGGCAACGCCCTCGGCGCCTGGGTGGGCGGGCTGGTGCTGTCGCAGGGCCTGGGCCTGCTGGCGGTGGGCTGGGCCGCCGCGGGCCTCACGGCCGTGGGGCTGGCGCTGGCGGCCTGGAGCGTGCGCGTGCACAGGCCAGGCATGGCCGGGGCGGTGCCGGGCTGCGCCTAG
- a CDS encoding LysR family transcriptional regulator — MNAPPLAASLDANRSGELELLVLVAERGSLSAAARHLGVSPSAISKTMSRLEARLGVQLLQRSTRRVQLTAEGSQLYERGKRVLADLDEIEAAVAARSAPRGVVRISASTSTGQRLLVPLVPRLLEAHPGLQLDLHFTDRVVDLAEAGIDIAIRWGELPPSDMVARLLGRTRQVIVGAPDYLKRQGLPRYPDDLRRHVRLGWNYQRAIPHWPFDVDGRRVAVDIGEVVRVNDGDVMRQLALQGVGLARLSLYHAWDDLAAGRLAVVLEAFNTGVLEPIHAVYLGRPDRLPPRTRAVLDFLQANVDLRYAEQWRGKRGKRP, encoded by the coding sequence ATGAACGCGCCGCCCCTAGCCGCCAGCCTCGACGCCAACCGCTCCGGCGAGCTGGAGCTGCTCGTGCTCGTGGCCGAGCGCGGCAGCCTCTCCGCCGCCGCGCGCCACCTGGGCGTATCGCCCTCGGCCATCAGCAAGACCATGTCGCGGCTTGAGGCGCGCCTGGGCGTGCAGCTGCTCCAGCGCAGCACGCGGCGCGTGCAGCTCACGGCCGAGGGCTCCCAGCTCTACGAGCGCGGCAAGCGCGTGCTGGCCGACCTGGACGAGATCGAGGCCGCCGTGGCTGCGCGCAGCGCGCCCCGGGGCGTGGTGCGCATCAGCGCCAGCACCTCCACCGGCCAGCGGCTGCTCGTGCCCCTGGTGCCGCGCCTGCTCGAAGCGCACCCGGGGCTGCAGCTGGACCTGCACTTCACCGACCGGGTGGTGGATCTGGCCGAGGCGGGCATCGACATCGCCATCCGCTGGGGCGAGCTGCCGCCGTCCGACATGGTGGCGCGCCTGCTGGGCCGCACGCGGCAGGTGATCGTGGGCGCGCCCGATTATTTGAAACGCCAGGGCCTGCCGCGCTACCCCGACGACCTGCGCCGCCACGTGCGCCTGGGCTGGAACTACCAGCGCGCCATTCCCCACTGGCCGTTCGACGTGGACGGCCGGCGCGTGGCGGTGGACATCGGCGAGGTGGTCCGCGTGAACGACGGCGATGTGATGCGCCAGCTCGCGCTGCAGGGCGTGGGCCTGGCCCGGCTTTCGCTCTACCACGCCTGGGACGACCTCGCGGCCGGGCGCCTTGCGGTGGTGCTGGAGGCGTTCAACACCGGCGTGCTCGAACCGATCCACGCAGTGTACCTGGGCCGGCCCGACCGCCTGCCGCCGCGCACGCGCGCGGTGCTCGACTTCCTGCAGGCGAACGTCGACCTGCGCTACGCGGAGCAGTGGCGCGGGAAGCGCGGGAAGCGCCCATGA